In bacterium, a single window of DNA contains:
- a CDS encoding HNH endonuclease signature motif containing protein → MRSLGDYLDLTEDQARAQWGRILSRQPKSRQEPFVPVESILCYALFFVVDPHRYRGRNVTEAPPLVHGLARLFVRSPGSITAKMKNLDGSMRKAGAHEWRFFAEMAADGSRFAPIYNRVMLAARDMGIGPDALPDFLSLEGVDDFDLLGQEELLGQRTFDAVVAVQAAKKRARLLAGEAETVRIAEQAVRMGQHRFAVAVLDNYGHSCAFCGFAPRSLPKHKLLVASHIKPWADSDDRERLDPRNGVAACPTHDAAFDSGLIAVNGGLRVHRAPRLERSARADPGVDRYFGRALQPLLVVPAGAEPPGEDYLSWHLEHIYLGNRAD, encoded by the coding sequence GTGCGATCGCTCGGGGATTATCTGGACCTCACCGAGGATCAGGCGCGCGCGCAGTGGGGACGGATCCTCTCCAGGCAGCCGAAGTCTCGCCAGGAACCATTCGTGCCTGTGGAGTCGATCCTCTGCTACGCGCTGTTCTTTGTGGTCGACCCACACCGCTACCGGGGCAGAAACGTAACGGAGGCCCCGCCGTTAGTGCACGGTTTGGCTCGCCTGTTCGTGCGATCTCCAGGATCGATCACAGCCAAGATGAAGAACCTCGACGGCTCGATGAGGAAAGCCGGAGCGCACGAGTGGCGGTTCTTCGCGGAGATGGCCGCTGACGGCAGCCGCTTCGCGCCCATCTACAACCGGGTGATGCTCGCAGCCCGTGATATGGGGATCGGCCCCGATGCGCTGCCGGACTTCCTGTCGCTGGAGGGCGTGGACGACTTCGATCTGCTCGGCCAGGAGGAGTTGCTCGGCCAGCGCACGTTCGACGCCGTGGTCGCGGTGCAGGCCGCCAAGAAGCGGGCGCGGCTGCTGGCAGGGGAGGCCGAGACCGTGCGGATTGCTGAGCAGGCCGTGCGCATGGGCCAGCATCGCTTCGCCGTCGCCGTGCTGGACAACTACGGGCACAGCTGCGCGTTCTGCGGATTCGCGCCGCGGTCACTGCCCAAGCACAAGTTGCTCGTGGCATCCCACATCAAGCCTTGGGCCGACTCCGACGACCGCGAGAGGCTTGATCCCCGAAACGGAGTCGCTGCCTGCCCCACCCACGACGCCGCGTTCGACTCTGGACTCATCGCGGTGAACGGCGGGCTACGTGTCCACCGGGCACCGCGGCTCGAGCGTAGTGCCCGGGCCGACCCCGGCGTGGATCGGTACTTCGGCCGAGCTCTACAGCCGTTGCTGGTTGTGCCGGCTGGAGCGGAACCGCCGGGCGAGGACTACCTGTCGTGGCACTTGGAGCACATCTACTTGGGCAATAGAGCGGACTGA